The genomic region ACCCGCTCGAAACCCAGGCGCGCCGCGCGTTTCAGGCCCTCGTCCACGCGGGGCGACGCGGTGCCGCTGAAGCACACCACGCTCCCCCCGTACCCCAGGCCCTCCTCCAGCATCCGCGTGAGCTTGTACACGTCGCCGTTCGCGTCGGGGTCGGTCGTGCCGCGCCCCACCACCAGCAGGCAGGTCCGGGCGCGCGCCACCGTGCGTCCGGACGCGGCCTCGGCCTCCACCAGCCGTTCGCGGCACACCTGCAGCAGCAGCGGGTGCAGGTCCATCGCGGCGGCGTAATGGACGCGCGCCGCGGGGAACTCGCGCTGCAGGGCCTGAACCTCGCTCGGCAGGTCGTTCTTGGCGTGCGTGGCGGCCAGCAGCACGCCCGGCACCACCACCACGTCCTGCGCGCCCGCCTCCAGCTGGGTACGGACGGCCACGTCGATGGTGGGCGTGGCGAACTCCAGGTACCCGTACCCGACCGGTTCGGCCGACAGGTCGTTCATGTGCCCGACCAGCGTCTCGAGTTCCGCCATGCTGGACGGGTCGCGGCTGCCGTGCCCGGCCAGCACCACCCGGTACGCGCTCACGCCGTCCCGCCGGGCAGCGCGCCGGATTCGGGCGAGTCGAGCTGGCTGGGGAACGCCTGCGGCGCGCGGATCAGCATGATGGACAGGTCCGAGAACGCCTGCGTGCATTCGTCCAGGCGGCCCGCCCAGGCCGCGTCGCGCTGCGTGAGGGCCTCCCAGACCTCCACCTGACGGTCCGGGGCCACGCCGTGCTGCAGGCAGTGCGCGGCGACGTCCCTGGGCATGAAGTCCCAGGGGCGCGGGATCACGATGGCGTTCCGGCCGTCCTGCAGCGCGTGGATGAGGTGCGTCTTGAAGGGCTGCACGTCGCCGCGCCGGTGGAAGGTCAGGAAGGTCGTCTCGTCGAAGCACACCCGGCCCCGGCTCGCGAGGATCTGCGCGCTGGAGATGCCGGGCACGGTGTCCACCCGTTCACCGCACGCGAGTTCCACGCGCTCCAGGAACTGGAAGCCGGAGAAGTGCACGTCGCCCATGAACGCCACCACGCAGCGCTTCCCGGCGTGGTGCAGGGCCGCGACTTCCGCGAGGCGCTGCGTCTGGTCGCGGTACCCCATGCCGATCCGGACGGCGTCCGGGCGGATGAGGGGCGCGACGAGGTCGAGGACGGTGTCGAAGCCCGCCACGACCTCCGCGTCCGTGATGAGGTGACGGCCGAGCGACGTGAGGTAGTCGAGGCTGCCGGGACCGATGCCGATACAGGTGATCATGAATGCTCCATTCGGGCGGGGTCCGCGTGCGTGGCGGCCCCGCCGGTGTGTGTGGTGTGGTCCGGGTGCAGGGGGTGCAGGTCGGCGCCGAGGGCCGAGGCGAGCGGCGCGGCGCGCCCGAGGGAGTGAGGGCCGAGTTCCGTGTCGATGACGGTCAGGGCGACACCCAGGTGGCTGGCCACGTCCCGCAGGTGGGTGGCCGCGCCGAGCGAGTCCTGCCAGGGGTCCTGGCCGCCCGGCAGGGGGACGTTCGCGCGCCCGTCCGTGAAGAGCGCCACGCTCCCGCCGGGAGGGGAGAGGTCCTGCAGCAGGTCCGCCGCGAGCGTGAGGGCCTGCGCGAGCGGCGTGCGCCCGCCGGTCGGCAGGAACTCCAGGGCCGCGCGCGCCTGTCCGTGCTGCGCCGTGGGCGGGCACAGCAGTTCGGCGCCCGCGCCCCGGAACGCCACCACGGCTGCCCGTTCGCCGGACGTGAGGGCGGCGAGCAGCGACAGGGCGGCGCCCTTCACGGCCCGCATGCGTTCGCCCTGCGCGTGCGAACCGCTCGCGTCGATCAGCAGCAGCAGCAGGCGTCCGCCGACCTCCTCGCGGACCCGGCCGCGCAGTGCGTCCCGCGTGAGGGCGGGGCGGCCCGAGCGGGCGAGCGCGGCGTGCAGGCTGGCGCGCACGTCCAGTTCGCGCGGTTCGGGGTCCGGGACGCTCCGCACGGTGCGTCCGCGCGCCGTGTCGCCCGTGGGGGCGCTGCTCAGCGCGAGGCGGCCGGTGTGCCGTTCGGCGGCCCGCACGGCGAGGTCCGGTGCGTCCTGGGCGAGCGGCGCGAACACCCGCTCGTCTGGCCCCTGCGCGAGCGGTTCCGGGCTGTCGTCCGGCGGGAGCGGATCACGCTGGCCCGGCGATGGAAGCGTCTCGTTCGGGGTCTCCTGCGGCGCCTGCGGGGGGGGCGGTGATGGTGGTGGCGGCGGTGGCGGGCGCAGGGCGGGCGGCGGCACGCTGCCGGACGGCAGGCGGTGAGCGAGCACCAGCGGCAGCACCGCGTCCACGTCCTCCCCGCTCACCTCCCCCCGCAGGTGCAGCGCCGCGTGCGCCCGCGCCGCACGCACGAGCGCCAGGTCCGCGCGCAGCGACGTCACCCCGTGACGGCACACGTCCTCCGCCACGCGCGTGAGCAGCACGTCCGGCACGGTCACGCCGCCCATTGCCGCGCGCGCCGCCGCCACCTGCGCCGCCAGCTCCTCCTGCGCCCGCGCCCACCCGGCCCGGAAGGCGTGCGGGTCCGCGTCGAAGGCGAGTCGGCGCGCCAGCACCTCGCGCCGCACGCTCACCTCGTCCGGCGCGCGCACCTCCACCGTCAGCGCGAAACGGTCGAGCAGCTGCGGCCGCAGCGCCCCCTCCTCGGGATTCATGCTGCCCAGCAGCACGAACCGCGCCGCGTGAGCCTCGCTGAACCCCTCGCGCTCCAGCACGTTCACGCCGCTCGCCGCCACGTCCAGCAGCGCGTCGATCAGGTGCGCGGGCAGCAGGTTCACCTCGTCCACGTACAGCACGCCGCCGTGCGCCCGCGTGAGCAGACCCGGCTTCAGGGCGCTCTCGCCCCGCAGGGCGCGCTCCAGGTCCAGGCCGCCCAGCAGGCGGTCCTCGGTCGCCCCGACCGGCAGGTTCACGAACGGCGACCCGGCGGGCAGCAGTTCGGCCAGGGCGCGGGCCGCCGTGCTCTTCGCGGCGCCCTTGTCGCCGCGCAGCAGCACGCCCAGCGACGGGTCGGCGGCGCACAGCAGCAGCGCGAGCCGCAGCGTCTCCTGCCCCACCAGCGCCGCGAACGGGTAGAGCGGCGGCCGGTGCGCCGACTGTGCTGACGGCGGCGTCACGGCGTCACCCCGCGCGCCCGGCCCGTCTCGCCTCTTGCCTCCAGCAGCGTCTCGCTGTCCAGCAGCACGTCCCGCAGCGCCTGCAGCGTGCCCGGGTCCGGCTGCTCCCACAGGCCGCGCTCGGCGGCCTCCAGCAGGCGTCCGGCGACCGCACCGAGCGCCCAGGGGTTGCTCTCCTCCAGAAAGGCGCGCGTGACGCTGTCCAGCGCGTACGTACGCGCGAGGTCCTCGTACACGAAGTCCGGCGCGACGTGCGCGGTCGCGTCATACCCGAAGATGTAGTCGACGGTGGCCGCCAGTTCCAGCCCGCCCTTGTACCCGTGCCGCCGGATGCCCTCCAGCCACTTGGGATTCACGACGCGTGACCGGTGCACGCGCAGCGTCTCCTCGCGCAGGTCACGCACGGCGGGCGACTCGGGCCGCGACGTGTCCCCGAAGTACGTGGACGGCTGCGCGCCCGTGAGAGACCGGATGGTGGCGATCATGCCGCCGTGGAACTGCAGGTAGTCGTCGCTGTCGAAGATGTCGTGCTCGCGGTTGTCCTGGTTGTGCAGCGCCACCTGCACGGTCCGCAGGCGCGCGGCGAACACCTCGCGGGCGGGCGTGCCGCTCCCGGCGCGCGTGTACGCGTACCCGCCCCACTCCAGGAAGGCGCGCGCGAAGTCCGCGTCGTCCTGCCAGTGGCCCGTCTCGATCAGCGGCAGGATGCCCGCCCCGTAACTGCCGGGCTTCGCGCCGAACACCCGGTAGCGGGCCTCCTGCTCGCGCTCGTCGAGGGGGCGTTCGTCCGGCACGGCGAGTTCCGCGAGGTAGTGCTTGCGCGGGAAGTTCAGTTCCGGGTCCTCGTCCAGGCCCGTCACGAGCGTCACGGCGTCGTCCAGCAGGTCGATCAGGTGAGGGAACGCGTCCCGGAAGAACCCGGAGATGCGCAGCGTCACGTCGACGCGCGGCCGACCGAGTTCCGCGAGCGGAACGACCTCCACGCCCTCCAGTCGCCGCGACGTGCCGCTCCAGACGGGCCGCACGCCGAGCAGCGCGAGCGCCTGCGCCACGTCGTCCCCGTGCGTGCGCATCTGCGCGGTGCCCCACGCGGACAGGCCCACCATTTCCGGCACCTGACCGTGCTCCCGCCGGTAGCGGTCCACCGTCTCCCGCGCGAGCGCCTGCCCGACCGTCCACGCCGCCTGGGACGGCAGGGCGCGCGGGTCCACCGCATAGAAGTTGCGTCCGGTCGGCAGGATGTGCGCCATGCCGCGCGTCGGCGCGCCGGACGGCCCGGCCGGCACGTACCGGCCTTCCAGCGCGTCCAGCGTGTGCCGCACCTCGGCGTCCACCGCCTCGAGGTTGGGGACGAGCGTGCCGCACACGAAGTCCAGCACCGCCGCCACGTCCGCACTGTGCAGGCCCAGCACGGCCCGCTGCGCGTCGTCCGCGCGGCCCGGCAGGAAGCCGTCTTCTTCCAGGCGCGCCATGAGGTCCAGGCTCAGGGCGTCCAGGCGTTCCAGCACGTCCGCGTGCGCGTGGCACGTCACGCCGCGCACGTCTGCGGGCGCGGGGAGGCGCTCGCCGGGCCGCGCGAGCAGCGCCGCGAGCTCGAAGCCGAACGCCGACGCGAGCGACGCCTGCAGGCCCGGCACGCCCGCGTTCGGGAGGCGCGTCAGGGCGCGCAGCATGTCCGGCAGGGGCGGCATCTGCCCCAGCACGTGCAGCCCGTCCCGGATCTGCGCGAGGCCCAGTTCGCACAGGTACCCGTCCAGGTCTTCGAGCAGGTGCGCGACGCCGCTGCCGTCCATCTCGGCCAGCGTGACCGGCACGCCCTCCGGCGTGAGTTCGTCGTCCCACTCGTGCTTGTGGTCGCCGTGGTCGGCGCTCAGCATGCCTTTCAGGTCGAGGTCCGCCTGCAGGTTCGTCTCGCGGATCAGGTCCCAGATCTGGCCCTGCAGCAGCGGCAGCTTGCCGGGGTCGAGCTTCTCGACGGCGTAGTACTCGTTCACGAGCGCGTTCAGTTCGCTGAGCGGCCCGTACGTCTCGGCGCTCGTCATGGGCGGCGTCAGGTGATCCACCACCACCGCGTGCGCCCGGCGTTTCGCCTGCGAGCCCTCGCCGGGATCGTTCACGATGAAGGGGTACACGAGCGGCGTGTCGGTGAGCAGCAGGTCCGGGAAGCACTCGCGGGACAGGCCGACGCCCTTGCCGGGCAGCCACTCCAGCGTGCCGTGCTTGCCGACGTGCACGACGGCGTGCGCGCCCCACCCGCCCTCGCTGCGCGGCGAGGTCAGCCAGCGGTAGAAGGCCGCGTAGTGATGCGTGGGCGGCAGGTCCGGCTGGTGGTAGATGGCGTCCGGGTCCATGCCGTACCCGCGCGGGGGCTGCAGCGCCACGAGCGCGTTCCCGAGCTCCATCGCCGCGAAGTGGTGGTGCTGCGCGTCCCCCCACGGTTCCGTCAGTCCGGCCGGGACGGGCGTGCCCGCCACGAGCTTGCGGTCGATGCGTGACCGGCCCGCCCGGACGCTCGGCCCGAGCGCGAGCGCCTCGCCCCACTGGTCGTTCATGCGCTGCCGGGGCGCGTCCGGCAGGGACCGGTGCCACTTCAGGTACTCGGCCCGGCCGTACCGGTACGCGCGGGCCGGATCGAGCGGGTGCGCGTCGTCGTACGTGCCGCGCGACAGCAGGTCGTGCATCAGCGTGTCGCTGTGCGCGGGCAGGTCCGGCAGGCGGTAACCGCGGCCCTTCATGGCGCGCAGCAGGTTCAGCAGGCTGGCGGGCGCGTCGAGCCCCACCGCGTTCCCGACCGACGCGGCCTTCGCGCCGGAATTCGTGAACACGAACGCCACCCGCTTGTCCGTGTTCGGCAGGTGCCGCAACTCCGCCTGCCGCGCCGCGATGCCCGCCACGCGCGCCGCGCGCTCCGCGTCCGGCACGTACACCACGCCGTCCGGCGTGGACTCCTTGAAGGACAGCGGGACCGTCACGATCCGCCCGTCGAACTCCGGGATGGCGACGTTCATGGCGGTGTCCAGCGGGTTCAGGCCACGGCTCGACAGTGCCCACGCGCCGCGCGCCATGCCGCTCGCGACCGCCTGGATCACCGGCACGCCCAGCCGTTCGAGCGCCGTGACGTTCCCGCCCGACAGCGTCACCCCGCCCGCGTTCACGTCGCCCAGCGCGAACGACAGCGTGCTGACGAGCGCGTCCACCCGGCCCAGCATCGGTGCGAGCGCCAGCGGGAAGCCGTCCTCCTGCGCCTTGAGGCTCGACGTGAACACCGCGAGCGCGTTCACGCCTGCCGCGTCCAGCGCGTCCAGCAGCACGTCCACGAAGGCCGTGTTGCCGCTCAGCAGGTGCGCGCGGTAGAAGAGCACGCCCACCGTGGGCCGTCCCGGCGTCGCCTGACGCGCCCAGTCTTCCAGCGTCGCGCCGTCCAGCGCGGGCAGGTACACGCCGTGCTCCGGCGTGACGCGCGCCGCTTCGCTCCCGAAGGCCGTGAGCAGCGTCCGGTCCGACAGGGCGCGCAGGCCCTGCGCGAGGTTGCCGGGACCGCCGTGCATGAACGCCAGCGTCAGCGTCTCCAGCACGTCGAGCGGCACGTTCCCGGCCCGCGCGAACTCCGGGTCGAGTTCGCCGACGCCGCTCACCACCGCGAGATGCTGCCCGCGCGCGCGGGCATGCGCCTGCAGCGCCGCGAACCCCGGCAGGCCCGAAAGCGACCCGTGCACGCGCAGCACCACGACGGCCGCGCGGCCCAGCTCGCCGTCCAGCAGCAGCTGCATCGCTTCCGGCGTCCGTACCCGCTGCAGCGGGTGCGTGAACAGCGCCGGGAAGCCGGGCGGGAACTCCTCGCGCGCCCGGCTCAGGGCGAGCAGGTCCGTGTCCGCGTGCGACAGCACCGCGATCCCCGACAGGTCCGCCTGCTCCGCCGGGACGGGCGCCGCCGCGTCCTCCTGCGGCGCGCGGTACTCCCAGTCGTAGAAGTTGAAGACGTACTCCGACAGGTCCGGCGGCGGCACCAGGAAGCGGTCGGCGGCGATCATGCTCTCGATGTAGTCGTAGATCAGGCCCACCTGCCACTCGGTGTTCACGCTGTGGAACCACACGCTGCGCCCGTCGAACACCAGCGACGCCACGTTCGCGAGCGTGCACGGCCCCAGGCAGCCCGCCCGCGTCAGGTGCACCTGATTCCTCAGGCGGCGCGACACCCATTCGTTCTTGTACGCGTCCACCGGCAGCGGCGCGTACCCGCGGTCCGTGTGACCGCAGCAGCAGCCGGAATAGCAGTACGACAGGTGACCGCGCCGCTGCACGATGTTCACGGTGCGGCCGTCGGCACGCGTGACCTTCTGGCGGTGCAGGGCCGCGCCCTGACCCTCAGTCACGGGCGCACCGCACGGCGAACAGGGCGAGGGAAGATGCCGGGATACGGCAGGACGGCAAGAGACAGGTTCACGGCGGGTCCCCCTTTCAGCGAGAGGTGCCCCCACACGGGGGCGGACCTGGCAGGCATTCGGGCTCGGGCGGGACGCTTGTCAGGTCCAGACCACACCGTTGCGGAACAGCGCCGGACTCACACCGGACTTCCCCACTTTAAGCCCGGTCTATGGTGCGCCCACACGGGCACGGCGACTCGGGCACCAGGCTGCCCGAGCATAGCAAACGAAAAGCTGTGTACACTCACGGACGGTCCCGCGCCCCAGCGGCCGGACCCAGCGAGAACAGAGGGAAGTCCGGTCACGCCTGCACGTCAGGTTCAGTCCGGCACGGTCGCGCCACGGTCACAGTCCGGTCGCTCACTCGCCGCCACGCGCCCCGCAAGGGCGCTCCGCCCCCGCGCCAGGGGCAGTCGAGCACCGGCTCTGCTGCCGCGCCCCACCGTCAGGAGCCGTCATGCATCACCCCGACCCGAACCACCCGCACCCCTCCGCCCTCCGGATGCCGCTCGCCCGCAGCGCCCGCCACAGCCTCCCGTACCTGAGCGTCGTGCTGGCCCTGCACCTGCTGGCCCTGCTGCTGTGGGTGCCTGCCGCCCTGCACGCGCCGCTGCTGTGGGGCGTGGGCGTCACCGCGTACCTGTTC from Deinococcus aquiradiocola harbors:
- a CDS encoding VWA domain-containing protein; amino-acid sequence: MTPPSAQSAHRPPLYPFAALVGQETLRLALLLCAADPSLGVLLRGDKGAAKSTAARALAELLPAGSPFVNLPVGATEDRLLGGLDLERALRGESALKPGLLTRAHGGVLYVDEVNLLPAHLIDALLDVAASGVNVLEREGFSEAHAARFVLLGSMNPEEGALRPQLLDRFALTVEVRAPDEVSVRREVLARRLAFDADPHAFRAGWARAQEELAAQVAAARAAMGGVTVPDVLLTRVAEDVCRHGVTSLRADLALVRAARAHAALHLRGEVSGEDVDAVLPLVLAHRLPSGSVPPPALRPPPPPPPSPPPPQAPQETPNETLPSPGQRDPLPPDDSPEPLAQGPDERVFAPLAQDAPDLAVRAAERHTGRLALSSAPTGDTARGRTVRSVPDPEPRELDVRASLHAALARSGRPALTRDALRGRVREEVGGRLLLLLIDASGSHAQGERMRAVKGAALSLLAALTSGERAAVVAFRGAGAELLCPPTAQHGQARAALEFLPTGGRTPLAQALTLAADLLQDLSPPGGSVALFTDGRANVPLPGGQDPWQDSLGAATHLRDVASHLGVALTVIDTELGPHSLGRAAPLASALGADLHPLHPDHTTHTGGAATHADPARMEHS
- a CDS encoding cobalt-precorrin-7 (C(5))-methyltransferase yields the protein MITCIGIGPGSLDYLTSLGRHLITDAEVVAGFDTVLDLVAPLIRPDAVRIGMGYRDQTQRLAEVAALHHAGKRCVVAFMGDVHFSGFQFLERVELACGERVDTVPGISSAQILASRGRVCFDETTFLTFHRRGDVQPFKTHLIHALQDGRNAIVIPRPWDFMPRDVAAHCLQHGVAPDRQVEVWEALTQRDAAWAGRLDECTQAFSDLSIMLIRAPQAFPSQLDSPESGALPGGTA
- a CDS encoding cobaltochelatase subunit CobN, encoding MTEGQGAALHRQKVTRADGRTVNIVQRRGHLSYCYSGCCCGHTDRGYAPLPVDAYKNEWVSRRLRNQVHLTRAGCLGPCTLANVASLVFDGRSVWFHSVNTEWQVGLIYDYIESMIAADRFLVPPPDLSEYVFNFYDWEYRAPQEDAAAPVPAEQADLSGIAVLSHADTDLLALSRAREEFPPGFPALFTHPLQRVRTPEAMQLLLDGELGRAAVVVLRVHGSLSGLPGFAALQAHARARGQHLAVVSGVGELDPEFARAGNVPLDVLETLTLAFMHGGPGNLAQGLRALSDRTLLTAFGSEAARVTPEHGVYLPALDGATLEDWARQATPGRPTVGVLFYRAHLLSGNTAFVDVLLDALDAAGVNALAVFTSSLKAQEDGFPLALAPMLGRVDALVSTLSFALGDVNAGGVTLSGGNVTALERLGVPVIQAVASGMARGAWALSSRGLNPLDTAMNVAIPEFDGRIVTVPLSFKESTPDGVVYVPDAERAARVAGIAARQAELRHLPNTDKRVAFVFTNSGAKAASVGNAVGLDAPASLLNLLRAMKGRGYRLPDLPAHSDTLMHDLLSRGTYDDAHPLDPARAYRYGRAEYLKWHRSLPDAPRQRMNDQWGEALALGPSVRAGRSRIDRKLVAGTPVPAGLTEPWGDAQHHHFAAMELGNALVALQPPRGYGMDPDAIYHQPDLPPTHHYAAFYRWLTSPRSEGGWGAHAVVHVGKHGTLEWLPGKGVGLSRECFPDLLLTDTPLVYPFIVNDPGEGSQAKRRAHAVVVDHLTPPMTSAETYGPLSELNALVNEYYAVEKLDPGKLPLLQGQIWDLIRETNLQADLDLKGMLSADHGDHKHEWDDELTPEGVPVTLAEMDGSGVAHLLEDLDGYLCELGLAQIRDGLHVLGQMPPLPDMLRALTRLPNAGVPGLQASLASAFGFELAALLARPGERLPAPADVRGVTCHAHADVLERLDALSLDLMARLEEDGFLPGRADDAQRAVLGLHSADVAAVLDFVCGTLVPNLEAVDAEVRHTLDALEGRYVPAGPSGAPTRGMAHILPTGRNFYAVDPRALPSQAAWTVGQALARETVDRYRREHGQVPEMVGLSAWGTAQMRTHGDDVAQALALLGVRPVWSGTSRRLEGVEVVPLAELGRPRVDVTLRISGFFRDAFPHLIDLLDDAVTLVTGLDEDPELNFPRKHYLAELAVPDERPLDEREQEARYRVFGAKPGSYGAGILPLIETGHWQDDADFARAFLEWGGYAYTRAGSGTPAREVFAARLRTVQVALHNQDNREHDIFDSDDYLQFHGGMIATIRSLTGAQPSTYFGDTSRPESPAVRDLREETLRVHRSRVVNPKWLEGIRRHGYKGGLELAATVDYIFGYDATAHVAPDFVYEDLARTYALDSVTRAFLEESNPWALGAVAGRLLEAAERGLWEQPDPGTLQALRDVLLDSETLLEARGETGRARGVTP